DNA from Asanoa sp. WMMD1127:
CGCTGAGCGAGAGAACGCCATGACCGGCCCTTCACGGTCTTTCGAGTCACGCACGAGCACCCGACCGTCGAGCGCGGCGACCTCCACGCATGCGCCGGTCGAGCACCTACTAAGCCATTTGACCCGACTCTGATCTTTGGACATGAGTCACGCTCCCTAGTAGTGACCTACGCACAGCGTAAGCAACGACTGGAACGCAGGGAACGTGAGTGAACGCAGTGAGTGCTGGCAATGTCGGGGATTGCGGCGAAATGCGATTTTTGTGGTAATTGGAACGACCTGGATTGTGAGCCGCGTTCGGCGCTGTACCGAGTACGCGAAGTTCACGGCTCACAACCGCCACTAGTTTGCGTGGAATCGGCCAGCCTTGATGTCAATCATGAAGTCGGTCCAGACACCCTTGGGGAAGGCTAACGGCGTGCCTTCGGGCGACTTGGAGTCCCGCATGAGCACATTCTCCACCGCATCGGCGACTTCGACGCAGGCGCCGGACGCGCATCGGCTGCTCTTGCGCCATGAGATGGCCGCACTCGACTCGTTCAACGTTCTATGCCTTTCGTTCGCTATAGGTTGGTCAGGCCAACGCGGTGGCGTGGTCCTTGATTAGCCCCGCCGAGGTTGTCTCGTCGTGCGCACTGCTCCACAAGCGGTCGAAGATTCCCCGATGCCGCTTGATTTTCTCCTTGTCCTCGACGATCTCGTCGAGAATGTCACTTTCCCTGTAGAGCAGCGCGTCATCGTCCTCGTTTCCGAGACTGATGAGCTCAAAGGTCCCCAGCATGGGAATCGTCGCCTGCTCGACGAAGGGAATGATTTTGACGGCGATTCGCCCTTCGCCGACGAGGTTCAGCAGATGCTCGAGCTGGTCTCGCAACACATCGGCGCCGCCGACCTGGCGGGAAAGCACGGACTCGTCGAGCAGCACGTAGACGGCGGTTGACCGGTCCGCCGTGAGGAACTTCTGCCGGCGCATCTCGCGAACGCGCAACCGCGCCTCTATCGCATCTTCGCTGAGCTCCCCGGCGAAGGTGTGCAGCACCGCCTGGGTATAGGCGGGCGTCTGAAGGCGGCCCGGCACGACCATGGGATAGAAATAGCGAATCTCGGTGGCCTCGACCTCGAGTTGCACCAGCTGCACCATGTTGGCGGTGAGGAGGTCGCGGACGGCCGGCTCCTCCCACCATTGGCGACGCTGCTTCGACAACTTCGCGGAAGTGACCAGCGCTTCGACCTGGCTCCTATCCTTGATGCCAAGGAAGCTGAGAAGGGGCCTGAGGTCGTTCTGCGAGATGGTGACTTCGCCGTTCTCGATGCGCATCACTTTGGACAGTGACCACTCCATGGCTTCGGCCACGTCACCCTGGGTAATGCCTTTGGCTTCGCGAGCCCGCCGGACTGCCAGACGCACGCGGCGGCGTGCGCCGGCTGGCGAGTCGCTCGAGGCCATCAGTGGCGCTCCTGTCCAGCTAAGAGCGCGCGTCGGCTTACGGCGGGAAGCCGTGTCGCTGTCTGCGCCAACTCGGGCAGTGAGGTCGCTTGCCAGCGTAAGTTGCGCGGATGTCGCCTGTCTGCCGGACGCGCGGGTCAGGCACATTATGCATCGCGAGGTACCTCACCGCTATCCCGCTACCAGCTATATCGCAGATCGGCACATGAGACGCCGAGGGTGGGCCGGTCCACCCTCGGCGCCGTTTGGGGCAGCTCAGCGTTCGAGCTCGCGTAGCCACGTTTTGGTCAGGCTCTGGCGGTGGTGCTCTTCGACCGCTCGCACGAGGGCCCGCCGGACCTGGCCGAAGCGCGTCGCGTGGGTGGTGCTGTAGAGGCAGATGTCCGTCGCGCCGTGGACGGCCCGCAGTTGGTAGGTGCGTGGGGCCACCCGTAGGCAGGCGCCGGTTGCCAGGACGGGCACGGCCACCGCCAGCAGCATGGCGGTGTGGACCAGCACTGAGTCGTGCAGTGGCCAGGCGACGGTGCCGGCCACGACGGTGCCGATGGCGAAGCGGCCGGTCACCACGCCGGCGGGGTGTCGGTCGCCGCGGACGACGTAGGGGTCGGCCAAGTCCTTGATGGGGAAGTGGACCGGGCAAGAGCCCAGGACGGTGAACGCCTTGTCGGTGATCCACACGTCCGGACCGGGATAGTAGGTGGGCATCTGACCTCCTCCCGGGTTGTAGCTACGTCTATTGCACCTGGGAACCCCGCTCTCCGCTAGATGCCAATCTGCGATATAGCAGATAGCGCCATACCCATCTGTGATCTCCCGGGGTGATAGCTGGCTCTAGCTGCGCAAACCTCGGTCTAAGGTGCCTGAGTGCCAACTCCGCGCTTCATAACCGACATCCGCCACCAGATCGGACACGCCCCGCTCTGGCTGCCGGGCGTCAGCGCCGTCGTCCGCAACGACCGCGGCGAGATCCTGCTCGGCCGCCGCGCCGACACCGGCCGCTGGTCACTCATCTCCGGCATCCCCGAGCCGGGTGAGGAGCCGGCCGCCGCGATCGTGCGGGAGGTCGAGGAAGAAACGGGCGTACGCGTCGCGCCCGAGCGGATCACCTCGGTGACCGTCTCGCCGGAGGTCACCTATCCCAACGGCGACCGATGCCAGTACCTCAACATCACCTTCGCCTGCCGGGCCCTGACCGCGGACGCGACCGTCAACGACGACGAGTCGCTCGACGTCGGCTGGTTCCCCGCAGACGACCACCCACCGCTCGACGAGATCGCCACCCTGCGGCTCGCACGCGCGCTGGCGGACGAGACCGCCGCCTGGTTCGCGATCTAGCCGAGGTCGGCCGCCGTCAACAGCGACCGGAGGCGAAGCGAGCGCGCCAACGACGGCGGCGCCGCGTCGACGATCGCCGCGCACCCGACGGCGGTCGCACCCCGCGCCGCCACCACCTCGTAGAGCGCCCGCACCTGCGCCCCGGTCGCCACCCAGTCGTCGACCACCAGCACCCGGTCCGACGGCCGGATCTGCCGCTCCCGCACCCCCAGCCGCAGCTCCCGCCCGCGATAGTCCGGCGGCGTACGCGCCCACGTCACCCGGTCGACCAACCGCCGATCGCCGCCGTCCTTGACGGCCGGCGCGAAACCGACGCCCAGCGCCACCGCGACCAGCGGCCCGACCAGGAACCCGGTGACCTCCGGCGATACCACGAGCGTCGGCGAGGAATCGGCGTACAGCGCCGCCAGCGCCGGCCCAACCGACGCCAGCAACGCCGGCGAATGCCACCAACCGGACACATCGGAGACCAGGTGATCCGAGAACGCTCCCGGGTCGAACCAGTGGAACGCCTCGGCGAGGGCGGCGCGCAACGACTCGTCCCGCAGTGGTGGAGAGGTGGCCACAAGACCATCCTGCACACCGGCACCCAAGGACCACCGCGGGGTCAGTCGATCGGTTGAACGTTTCGGTCCATATTCGGGCGAAAGCCAATGATCACGTTGACATCAGACGTACCACTCTGCGTACGGTCCGTGGCGGTTCACCCCCGGCGGAAGGAGCCCGAGATCGTGGCGGGTAGGCATACCAGGCAGCGGGCCACAGCGTCGCTGTTCGGACCGCTGGCGACCGCGGTGGTCGTCCTGGCATTGCTGGTCAGTGGCGCTTTCGGCGCGCTCAAGCTGACCGAGGAGAAGGCCGCGCAGACGGTCGGCACCATGGATGTTCCACAATCGACCGACCCGGCACCCCCTGCGGACGAGCCGTCACCCAGCGTGACAAGCGCCGCGCCGACGCCTACGACGAGCCCCAAGCCCAAGCCGAGCAAGACCCCCGAGCACGCCTCCCGCGGCAGCGTCCGCGCCCCGGCCAGCAAGAAGCCCACGCCGGCGAAGACGTCGAGCAAGCCAACGGAAAACAGCGACAGCGGCGACGTGGTCGGCAGCGGCAGCTGCGGCGCCTCCTACTACGACGAGGGCCAGCTCACCGCCAACGGCGAGACCTTCGACCCCGAGGCGCTCACCGCCGCGCACAAGACCCTGGCCTTCAACACGCGCGTACGGGTGACCAACCCGAGCAACGGCAAGTCCGTGGTGGTCCGCATCAACGACCGCGGCCCGTTCGTCGACGGGCGGTGCATCGACCTGTCCCGCGCCGCGTTCCGCGCCATCGCCAACCTCAGCCAGGGTGAGTTGACCGTCAAGTACGAAGTGCTGGGCAACTGACGGAGGCACCCGACAGGACTGACCGAGACGGTCAGAACCGGATGTCCGAGGGGCCAACTTCGTTCAGTACGGCACGTGGATCAGGCATGCTGTTCGGCGTACCCATGCAGTTCTCCCCGCCGGGCCGCCGCCCGCTCAGCCCTGGATCCCGCGCCGGTCTCGGCGCGGCCGTCGTGCTGCTCGCGATCGTGTCGGCCGTGGAGATCGCCGACGGCAGTGGCGCCAACTACGTCGGCCTGGTCGCCGCGGCCCCGTTCCTGGCGGCCGCGTTCGCCTCGTGGCGGATGGTGCTGGTCGTCGGCGTGCTGGCCACGGTGGTCGGGATCGGGTTCGCCATCGCCGCCCGCGGCGTCACCCTGGCGACGGGCGTCAACGTCGTCGGCGTCGCGCTGGCCACGGCGATCGCGGCGGTGGTCGCGGTGATCCGCGAGCGGCAGGCGACGCGGATCGCCGAACTGTCCAAACTGGCCCAGGTCGCCCAGCAGGCGGTGCTCCGCCCGATCGAGCCGCAGATGGGCTCCCTCTCCGTCGCCGGCCGCTACATCTCGGCCACGGCGACCGCCGAGATCGGCGGCGACCTCTACGAGTGCCTGGATACGCCGTACGGCGTCCGCATCATCATCGGCGACGTGCGCGGCAAGGGCCTCGACGCCGTCCGCACCGCGAGCATCGTGCTCGGCTCCTACCGGCACGTGGCCTACGAGCGGGCGGACCTGCGGGCGATCGTCGCCGACCTGGACCGGGCGGTGGCGCGCAGCGTGGGCGACGAGGACTTCGTCACCGCGGCCATGGTGGAGGAACGCGGCGGGACGCTGACGATCGTCAACTGTGGGCACCCGGCGCCGCTGCTGCTGCGCCGGGGCGAGGTCATTCCCCTCGAGCCGCCGGCGCCGGCGCCGCCGCTGGGTTTCATGCCGGTCGTCCGCCCCCGGGTCGAGCGCCTCGAGCCGGGCGACCGGCTGCTGCTGTTCACCGACGGGCTGGGCGAGGCGCGCCGGGAGGGCGAGTTCTTCCCGATCGCCGACCGCGCGTGGCGGCTGCTCGGCCACGGCACGGTCGGCGACGGTCTGGCGTCACTGGAGACGGCGCTGGTCGAGTGGGTGCACGGGCGGCTCGACGACGACATCGCCGTCGTCCTGCTCGAGTACGCCGGTCAACGCCCGGTCACCACCGTCAGCGTCCCCAGTTGGGAAGTCGGCAGCGAGTAACGTTCAGGGCTGCTTCGCGGCCGCCAGTCGTGGCACCTGGACCGCGGCGATGGCCCGGGCGGTGGTCTCGGGCGCGCGGTGCCGACCGACGTAGCCGGCGCGCGGGTTGAGCAGCAGGGCAGCGAGATGGGCGAGAGTCATCGGGGACCTCCTGCGTCGTGCGCCCTCGGGCGCGGGTAACCACCAAACGACCCCGCGCTGCGTACGGTGACGCAACTGTCGGCGCGCCGACTTGACTCCACCCAATATCGACCCCCATAAGCCGATAAAGCGCTTCAAAAGGGACGCCACGATGTGATTACTGTGGCACCGGTCACCAAGGACGCCCCTTTGTGAGTCCTACTCGCAGGTAATAACCTGGGTTACTGACGGGTAACCAACGCCGCTGGGATCGGGGAACCGACGCACATGACGCACTACAAGAGCAACCTGCGCGACATCGAGTTCAACCTCTTCGAGGTCTTCGGCGCCGGTCAGGTCCTCGGTCAGGCGCCGTTCGCCGACATCGACGCCGACACGGCCCGCAACTTCCTGGTCGAGCTCGACCGGTTCGCCCGCGAAGACCTGGCGGCCAGCTACACCGACAGCGACCGCAACCCGCCGGTGTTCGACCCGGCCACCCACAGCGCGCCGCTGCCCGAGGCCTTCCGCCGCTCGTACCACCGCTTCATGGACGCCGAGTTCTGGCGCCTAGACCTGCCGACGGAGCTCGGCGGCACCTCCGCGCCGCGCGCCCTGTGGTGGTCGCTGGCCGAGCTGATCCTGGGCTCCAACGCGCCGATCTGGATGTACGCGTCCGGCCCGTCGTTCGCGACCACGCTGCACCGCGAGGGCACCGACCGGCAGAAGAAGTGGGCCGAGCTGTTCATCGAAAAGGGCTGGGCGTCGACCATGGTGCTCACCGAGCCCGACGCCGGCTCCGACGTGGGCGCCGGCCGCACCCGGGCCGTCCCGCAGCCCGACGGCTCGTGGCACATCGAGGGCGTCAAGCGGTTCATCACCTCCGGCGAGCACGACCTGAGCGAGAACATCGTCCACTACGTGCTGGCCCGCCCGGTCGGCGTCGAGGGCGTCGGCGGTCCGGGCACCAAGGGCCTGTCGCTGTTCGTCGTGCCGAAGTTCCACTTCGACGAGGAGACCGGTGAGCTCGGCGAGCGCAACGGCGTGTTCGCCACCAACGTCGAGCACAAGATGGGCATCAAGGTCTCCAACACCTGCGAGCTGACCTTCGGCGAGCACGGCGTCCCGGCCAAGGGCTGGCTGATGGGCGACGTCCACGAGGGCATCCGGCAGATGTTCCTGATCATCGAGTACGCCCGGATGATGGTCGGCACCAAGGCCATCGCGACGTTGTCGACGGGCTACCTCAACGCGCTGGACTACGCCAAGGAGCGCGTGCAGGGCGCCGACCTCCTGCGCCAGGCCGACAAGGCCGCGCCGCGGGTCACCATCGCGCACCACCCGGACGTACGCCGGTCGCTGATGCTGCAGAAGTCGTACGCCGAGGGCATGCGCGCTCTGGTGGTCTACACCGCGAGCTGGCAGGACAAGATCAAGCTGGCCGCGCACGCCGGCGACGCCGAGGCGGAGAAGCTGGCCAAGCGGGTCAACGACTTCCTGCTGCCGATCGTCAAGGGTCTCGGCTCGGAGCGGGCCTACGAGCTGCTCGGCTCGGAGTCCCTGCAGACCTTCGGCGGTTCGGGCTTCCTGCAGGACTACCCGCTGGAGCAGTACGTCCGCGACGCGAAGATCGACACCCTCTACGAGGGCACGACCGCGATCCAGAGCCTCGACCTGGTGTTCCGCAAGATCGTCAAGGACCAGGGCGGCGCGCTGATGGCCGTGGCCGGCGAGATCCAGCAGTTCATCGAGTCCGAGGGCGGCAACGGCCAGCTCAAGGAGGAGCGGCTCGCGCTGGGCAAGGCGCTGGTCGAGGCCCAGACCATGCTGGGCGTGATGACCGGCTGGCTCGGCGAGGCGGCCACCGACCCGCGGGCGATCTACAAGATCGGCCTGTCGAGCCGGCGGTTCCTGCTCGCGGTCGGCGATCTGATCGTCGGCTGGCTCCTCCAGCGGCAGGCGGACGTGGCGCTGCGCAAGCTGGCCGAGGGCCCGGATGCCTTCTACACGGGCAAGGTCGCCGCCGCCCGGTTCTTCGCCCGCGAGGTGCTGCCCCGCCTCGGCGCCGACCGCCGCATCATCGAGAACACCACGCTCGACCTGATGGACCTCCCGGAGGAATCCTTCTAGCCGGCGCTGGCACGATTGACGGGTGACTCCACGCGTACGGGCGCCCCAGCTGAAGGGCCGCGGTTGGCTCAACACCGGCGGCCGGGGACTGTCGATCGGCGATCTGCGCGGCAAGATCGTGCTGCTCGACTTCTGGACCTTCTGCTGCATCAACTGCCTGCACGTGCTCGACGAGCTGCGTCCGCTCGAGGAGAAGTACGGCGACGTGCTCGTCGTGATCGGGGTGCACTCGCCGAAGTTCGAGCACGAGCGTGACGCGGAGGCGTTGCGGGCCGCGGTGGAGCGCTACGAGGTGCACCACCCGGTGCTGGACGACCCGGAGCTGGTCACCTGGGACCAGTACGCGGCCAAGGCCTGGCCCACGCTGACCGTCGTCGACCCCGAGGGTTACGTCGTGGCGACGATGGCCGGCGAGGGCCACGCCGAGGGGCTCGGCCGGCTGGTCGACGAGCTGGTCGCCACCCACGAGGCCAAGGGCACGCTGCACCGCGGCGACGGCCCTTACGTCGCGCCGGAGGCGGCGCACACGACGTTGCGCTTCCCGGGCAAGGCCGTCGTGCTGCCCGACGGCCACCTGCTGGTCTCGGACTCGTCCCGGCACTCGCTGGTGGAGCTCGAGGCCGACGGCGAGACCGTCGTGCGGCGGATCGGCACGGGCACCCGCGGGCGCGCCGACGGCGGCCCGGACAAGGCCGAGTTCGCCGAGCCGCAGGGCCTCTGCCTGCTGCCGCCGGAGCTCGCCTCCACCGTCGGCTACGACGTCGTCGTCGCCGACACCGTCAACCACCTGCTCCGCGGCCTCACGCTGGCCACCGGCGAGGTCGTCACCCTCGCCGGCAGCGGGCGGCAGTGGCGGTCGACCGTCGACGACCACGCGCACGACGCGCTGGCCAGCGACCTCTCCTCTCCTTGGGACGTCGCCTGGTACGACGACCAGGTCGTCATCGCGATGGCCGGCATCCACCAGCTCTGGTGGTACGACCCGATCAAGCGCACCACCGGCGTCTACGCCGGCACCACGGTCGAGGCGCTGCGCGACGGCCCGCTGCCCGACGTCTGGATGGCCCAGCCCTCCGGCCTGTCCACCTCGGCCGACGGCCGCCGGCTGTGGGTGGCCGACAGCGAGACCAGCGCCCTGCGCTACGTCGAGGACGGCGCGCTGCACACCGCGGTCGGGCAGGGCCTGTTCGACTTCGGCCACATGGACGGGCCGGCCGACCAGGCGCTGCTGCAGCACCCGCTCGGCGTCTGCGCGCTGGCCGACGGGTCGGTGCTGGTCGCCGACACCTACAACGGCGCGGTGCGCCGCTTCGACCCGGTCGCCGACGAGGTCTCGACGCTGGCCGACGGGCTGGCCGAGCCCAGCGACATCGTCGTCACCCCGGCCGGCGACCTGATCGTCGTCGAGTCGGCCGGGCACCGGTTGACGGCGCTCGCGGCCCGCGGTGCGACCGCGCCGGGCACCCGGCACCGCACCGAACGCCCGCCGACCGTGGTGGCCGCGGGCGAGGTCACCCTCGACGTCATCTTCACGCCGGCGCCGGGCCAGAAGCTCGACGAGTCGTTCGGTCCGTCGACCCGGCTCACCGTTTCGGCGTCGCCGCCCGAACTGCTGCTCGAGGGCGACGGGGCGACCACCGACCTGAGCCGTCGCCTGGTCATCGCCGAGGGCGTCGACGGTGGCGTCCTCCAGGTGGTCGCCCAGGCCGCCACCTGCGACGCGGAGGCCGAGCACGCGGCCTGCCACCTGACCCGACAGGACTGGGGCGTCCCGATCAAGGTCAGCGCCGACGGTACGCAGCGTCTGGCGCTCGTCCTCCGCGGCCTCGACGAGACTCAGGCCTGACCCGCGAACGGCGCCAGCGGGATGCCGGCGCCGGTGAGGGCGTCGCGGATCCGGCGGGCCAGGTCGGCCGCACCGCGCGTGTCGCTGTGCAGGCAGATCGACGCCACGCGCAGCGGGATCACCGAGCCGTCGACCGCGGTCACGGTGCCTTCGCGGGCCAGCCGCAGGGCCCGGTGCACGACCGCGTCCGGGTCGTCGACCACCGCGCCGGGTTGGCTGCGGGAGACCAGCCGGCCGTCCGGCTCGTACGCCCGGTCGGCGAAGCCCTCGGCGATCACGCTGAGGCCGGCGCCCACGGCGATCTCGGCCAGCGTGGAACCAGGCCCGCACAGCAGCGGCAGCGAACGGTCGTAGTCGCGGATCGCCGCGACCACCGCCGCCGCCTGGGCCTCGTCGACCGCGGCCACGTTGTAGAGCGCGCCGTGCGGCTTGACGTACCGGACCGCCTTGCCGGCCACCCGGCAGAACGCGTCGAGGGCGCCGATCTGATAGATCACGTCGTCGCGCAGCTCGTCGAACGCGTAGTCGATCCGTCGCCGCCCGAACCCGACCAGGTCCCGGTAGCTCACCTGGGCCCCCACGGCGACTCCCCGGGCCGCGGCCGTCGCGCAGACCCGCCGCATCGTCGCCGGATCGCCGCCGTGGAAGCCGCACGCGACGTTGGCCGACGTGATCACGTCGAGCAGGGCGTCGTCGTCACCGAGCTTCCAGACGCCGAAGCCCTCGGCCATGTCAGCGTTCAGGTCCATGAAATCTGACGGTACTGCCCGGGCGGGCCTGAGCCAGGGCGGTTACGTCGGTGACCACCGCGATCACCGGATATCCGCCGGTGGTCGGGTGGTCGGCCAGGAACACCAGCGGCTGACCGTCGGCCGGCACCTGCACCGCACCGAGCACGACGCCCTCGCTGGGCAACTCGCCGGCGTCCGCGCGGGCCAGCGCCGCGCCGGCCAGCCGGGCGCCGACGCGGTTGCTCTGCGGACTCACGGCGTACGCCGTGGTCAGCAGCGTCTCGACCGCCTCGGCGGTGAACCAGTCGTGCCGGGGCCCGAGCACCACCGGCAGCACGATCTCCGCGGGGGCCGGCGGAGTTGCCTTCAGGCGAGCGACGGCCCCGACCGGCGACCCCACGCGGAGCAGGTCGCCGTCGCGGAGGCGGGGAGGGCCGAGGCCGGAGAGCGTGTCGGTCGAGCGGCTGCCGAGCACCGGTGGCACGTCGAGCCCGCCGGCGACCGCGACGTAGGAGCGCACTCCGGCCGTCGCCCGCCCGACGTCGACCAGGGCGCCCGCCGGCACCTCGACCGCCTCGTCCGGGCCGACCTCGGCGCCGTCGACGCGGACCCGCGCGGTCGCGCCGGTCACGGCGATCGTCCCGTCCGCGACCAGCCGGAACGCGCAGCCGGTCAGCGTCGTCTCCAGGCCGGCCGCACCGGGCGGGTTGCCGACCAGCGCATTGGCCCGGCGCAGCGCCGGCCCGTCCAGGGCCCCGGACCGCGGGACGCCGAGATGCGCGTACCCGGGGCGACCGAGGTCCTGCACCGTCGTGAGCGCACCGGCGCGGACCACCCTCATGCCCGCACCAGCCGGACCCGCGTGCCGGGCGTGAGCAGGGCGGGCGGCTCTCGGTCGACGTCGAACAGGGTGACCTCGGTGCGGCCGACCAGCTGCCATCCGCCCGGGGACGCGGTGGGATAGATGCCGGCGTAGGGGCCGGCCAGGCCGACCGAGCCGGCCGGCACCGACGTGCGGGGCGAGGCGAGCCGGGGCACCGACAGCGACGGCGGCAGCCCGGTCAGATAGCCGAAGCCCGGAGCGAAGCCGCAGAACGCGACGCGGAACTCGGTGGCGGCCAGACGCGAGATCACCGTGGGTACGGGCAGCGACCACAGCGCGCCGACGGCCTCGAGGTCCGGTCCGTCGTACACCACAGGTATGGAAAGGAGATCGCCCGACGATTCCGCCGCTGCCGGCGGCGGCGCCCAACTGGTGACCAGCGAGGCCGCCCGCGGGTCGATGCCGTCGAGCAGCACCGTGCGCGCCCCCGGGACGATTTCGGTCACCGCCAACTCGCCCGCGGCCCGGCGCCGCCACAGCTCCGCCCGCCAGGACTCGACCTCGTCCGGTGGGCACTCGATCAGGAGTCCGGTCGCGCCGACCCGATGGATGCGCAGCACCGTTCCATTGTCGACGCGGCGCGTGGCAACCTTCACACCGGTGAAGCCGCGCGGACTTACAGACTCCTGTCAGCCCAGGTCGGTAGCCTGATCCGGTGACGACGTCCACCCGATCCCGGATGCGGCCCGTCGACCTCGGCAAGCCGCGCATGCGTGGCTGGTTGCACGCTTACGCGTCCTTTGTCGCGGTCGTGGCCGGGGTCGTGCTCTGCGCTATCGCGGCGACCCGCCCGGGCTGGTCCCCGTTGGTCAGCTGCGTCGTCTACAGCATCACCGTGTGTGCGCTGTTCGGCACCAGCGCGTTATATCACCGCCGCGTCTGGTCGGAGCGCGGCTACCAGGTCATGCGCCGGCTCGACCACTCGATGATCTTCATCTTCATCGCGGGCACCTACACGCCGTTCTGCGTGCTGCTGCTGCCGACCCGCACAGCGACGATCATCCTGGGCATCGTCTGGGCCGGTGCCGTGGGCGGGGTGATGCTCAAGCTTTTAAGACCGCACGGTTCGCGGTGGCTGTCGGCGCCCCTCTACCTCGCGCTCGGCTGGGTCGCCCTGGCCGTCCTGCCCGACATCGCCCGCAACGGCGGGCTGGCCTGCCTGTTGCTGCTGCTCGCGGGCGGCGTGGCCTACACGGTCGGCGCGATCTTCTATGCGATGCGGCGCCCCAATCCCTGGCCGACCGTCTTCGGCCACCACGAGTTCTTCCACGCCTGCACGCTGATCGCGGCCATCTGCCACCACGTCGCGATCTACCTGGCCCTGTTCGCCACATAGTTGTGGCCCCCCGCCAGGTGGGGGGCCACAAGACTATTGAGCGTCAGTACGCGCGATCGTCGCGCCGCACCTCGTGGTACTCCTCGACCCGGCCCTGGGCGGGCGGGGGCGGCGGAGCCGCGGGGCTGTAGGGCGGGGCGGGGGGAGTGGCGCGGGTGTCCCGCACGACGGTGGTCCGCCGGCGGCTCTGCCAGAACCACGTGGTCAGGAGCAAACCGACGAGGCCGGCCAGCATGAGCACCACGCCAACCACGTCGAGGTCGAGCCAGCCCACGTTGACGTCCAGCGCGAACGTGAAGATCGCCCCGACGGCGATGAGGAAGATGCTGCCACCAATGCCCACTGTGGTCGCCTCCTTCGTGATGCGTAGAGCGGGCGGGCACAGTCCGTCTTACCCATGTGCGCCGGAGCCCAATCAGGCAAGCTGTCAGGCATGACGGAGCGGAGGATCCTGCTGGTCCGGCACGCCAAGGCCGACCGGCCCGAGGGCGTCGCCGACGTGGACCGCCCGCTCACCCCGCGCGGGCACGCCGACGCGGGTGCGGTCGGCGCCTGGCTGGCGCACCGTGGCTACCGGCCCGAGCTGGTGATCTGCTCGCCGGCGAAGCGCACCCGGCAGACCTGGCACGGCATCGCGCTCGGGTTGGCCGACGCGGCCGGCGCCGAGGCGCCGTCACCGGAGGTCGACTACCGTCCCGAGGTCTACGACGGCGAGGCCCCGGAGTTCCTCGAGCTGCTCCAGGGCGTCGACGACGCGGTCGGCACCGTCATGGTCATCGGGCACAACCCGTCGGTGTCGGTCGTGTCCGAGCTGCTCGACCCCGAGAACGGCGCCGACCTGCGTACGAGCGGGATCGCCGCCCACGGCTTCGAGGGCGCGTGGGACCAGGCCGGCCCGGGTCGCGCGCCGCTGATCGAGACGCACACCGCCCGCGGTTAGGGGGTGCCCGGCGGCCGCCACTGGGGTCGCAGCACGGCCGGCGGGCGGTCCCAGAGCTTGCGGATGACCGGCGGGCGGGGCGCTCGGAGCCGCGGCGGCCGGACCGGCGGCGGGGCGAGCCGCGGGACCTGTGGCCTGCGTACCCGTGGGCGATGGGGGATTTCGACATCGCGGACGATCCGCTGCGGCCGCACCCGTGGCCGGGTCGGCCGATGCTTCGGCGCGGGGCATTTCGGCCGGTGGGCGCGCTCGGCGGCGCGGGCGGGCGGCCCGGCGGCGGCGCGCGCCGGCCGGGGGACCCGCTGCCGCACCGGCTCGCGCGCGGGCGCGGCGGCACCGGTCGGCGCCGGTGCGGTGGCCAGCGGCACGGGCGGCTCGACCACTCCCGGCCGGATCGGGATGACCACGACCGGCCCGGGCGACGGCGGCGGGATGAACGGCGTGGTCCCACCGAACTCGTCGCCGGCCACCGCGTCACCG
Protein-coding regions in this window:
- a CDS encoding acyl-CoA dehydrogenase translates to MTHYKSNLRDIEFNLFEVFGAGQVLGQAPFADIDADTARNFLVELDRFAREDLAASYTDSDRNPPVFDPATHSAPLPEAFRRSYHRFMDAEFWRLDLPTELGGTSAPRALWWSLAELILGSNAPIWMYASGPSFATTLHREGTDRQKKWAELFIEKGWASTMVLTEPDAGSDVGAGRTRAVPQPDGSWHIEGVKRFITSGEHDLSENIVHYVLARPVGVEGVGGPGTKGLSLFVVPKFHFDEETGELGERNGVFATNVEHKMGIKVSNTCELTFGEHGVPAKGWLMGDVHEGIRQMFLIIEYARMMVGTKAIATLSTGYLNALDYAKERVQGADLLRQADKAAPRVTIAHHPDVRRSLMLQKSYAEGMRALVVYTASWQDKIKLAAHAGDAEAEKLAKRVNDFLLPIVKGLGSERAYELLGSESLQTFGGSGFLQDYPLEQYVRDAKIDTLYEGTTAIQSLDLVFRKIVKDQGGALMAVAGEIQQFIESEGGNGQLKEERLALGKALVEAQTMLGVMTGWLGEAATDPRAIYKIGLSSRRFLLAVGDLIVGWLLQRQADVALRKLAEGPDAFYTGKVAAARFFAREVLPRLGADRRIIENTTLDLMDLPEESF
- a CDS encoding NHL domain-containing thioredoxin family protein, which produces MTPRVRAPQLKGRGWLNTGGRGLSIGDLRGKIVLLDFWTFCCINCLHVLDELRPLEEKYGDVLVVIGVHSPKFEHERDAEALRAAVERYEVHHPVLDDPELVTWDQYAAKAWPTLTVVDPEGYVVATMAGEGHAEGLGRLVDELVATHEAKGTLHRGDGPYVAPEAAHTTLRFPGKAVVLPDGHLLVSDSSRHSLVELEADGETVVRRIGTGTRGRADGGPDKAEFAEPQGLCLLPPELASTVGYDVVVADTVNHLLRGLTLATGEVVTLAGSGRQWRSTVDDHAHDALASDLSSPWDVAWYDDQVVIAMAGIHQLWWYDPIKRTTGVYAGTTVEALRDGPLPDVWMAQPSGLSTSADGRRLWVADSETSALRYVEDGALHTAVGQGLFDFGHMDGPADQALLQHPLGVCALADGSVLVADTYNGAVRRFDPVADEVSTLADGLAEPSDIVVTPAGDLIVVESAGHRLTALAARGATAPGTRHRTERPPTVVAAGEVTLDVIFTPAPGQKLDESFGPSTRLTVSASPPELLLEGDGATTDLSRRLVIAEGVDGGVLQVVAQAATCDAEAEHAACHLTRQDWGVPIKVSADGTQRLALVLRGLDETQA
- a CDS encoding 5-oxoprolinase subunit PxpA, yielding MDLNADMAEGFGVWKLGDDDALLDVITSANVACGFHGGDPATMRRVCATAAARGVAVGAQVSYRDLVGFGRRRIDYAFDELRDDVIYQIGALDAFCRVAGKAVRYVKPHGALYNVAAVDEAQAAAVVAAIRDYDRSLPLLCGPGSTLAEIAVGAGLSVIAEGFADRAYEPDGRLVSRSQPGAVVDDPDAVVHRALRLAREGTVTAVDGSVIPLRVASICLHSDTRGAADLARRIRDALTGAGIPLAPFAGQA
- a CDS encoding biotin-dependent carboxyltransferase family protein, translating into MRVVRAGALTTVQDLGRPGYAHLGVPRSGALDGPALRRANALVGNPPGAAGLETTLTGCAFRLVADGTIAVTGATARVRVDGAEVGPDEAVEVPAGALVDVGRATAGVRSYVAVAGGLDVPPVLGSRSTDTLSGLGPPRLRDGDLLRVGSPVGAVARLKATPPAPAEIVLPVVLGPRHDWFTAEAVETLLTTAYAVSPQSNRVGARLAGAALARADAGELPSEGVVLGAVQVPADGQPLVFLADHPTTGGYPVIAVVTDVTALAQARPGSTVRFHGPER
- a CDS encoding allophanate hydrolase subunit 1, which translates into the protein MRIHRVGATGLLIECPPDEVESWRAELWRRRAAGELAVTEIVPGARTVLLDGIDPRAASLVTSWAPPPAAAESSGDLLSIPVVYDGPDLEAVGALWSLPVPTVISRLAATEFRVAFCGFAPGFGYLTGLPPSLSVPRLASPRTSVPAGSVGLAGPYAGIYPTASPGGWQLVGRTEVTLFDVDREPPALLTPGTRVRLVRA